The following coding sequences are from one Zalophus californianus isolate mZalCal1 chromosome 15, mZalCal1.pri.v2, whole genome shotgun sequence window:
- the SFTPD gene encoding pulmonary surfactant-associated protein D, which yields MLLLPFSMLILLTQPLRSLGAEMKTYSQRTVASTCALVMCSPVENGLPGRDGRDGRDGPRGEKGDPGLPGAVGRAGMPGPAGPVGPKGDNGSEGEPGPKGDSGPSGPPGPRGMPGSAGREGPSGKQGNIGPEGPPGPKGEAGPKGEAGVAGKPGSAGTQGPTGVKGERGAPGERGAPGNAGAAGPAGAMGPPGPPGAKGPPGLKGDRGAPGEKGTKGESGLPDITALRRQVEALHGQVQHLQNAFSQYRKVELFPNGRAVGEKIFKTGNFEKSFEDAQQVCMQAGGQMASPRSAAENEALQQLAAIQNKSAFLSMTDIKTEGQFIYPTGEPLAYSNWAPGEPNNSGGSENCVEIFTNGKWNDKACGEPLLVVCEF from the exons atgcttctccttcctttctccatgCTGATCCTGCTCACACAGCCCCTGAGGTCACTGGGAGCAGAAATGAAGACCTATTCCCAGAGAACAGTGGCCAGCACTTGCGCCCTGGTCATGTGTAGCCCTGTGGAGAATGGCCTGCCCGGTCGTGATGGACGGGATGGAAGAGATGGCCCCCGAGGCGAGAAGGGGGATCCAG GTTTGCCAGGAGCTGTAGGGAGAGCCGGGATGCCTGGACCAGCTGGCCCCGTTGGGCCCAAAGGGGACAATGGCTCTGAGGGAGAGCCTGGACCAAAGGGAGACTCTGGACCATCTG GACCTCCGGGACCTCGAGGCATGCCTGGTTCAGCTGGCAGAGAGGGTCCATCAGGGAAGCAGGGGAACATAGGTCCTGAAGGCCCACCTGGCCCTAAAGGAGAGGCCGGGCCCAAAG GAGAAGCGGGTGTGGCCGGCAAGCCAGGCTCTGCGGGGACACAAGGTCCCACAGGTGTTAAAGGAGAGAGAGGTGCCCCGGGTGAGCGTGGAGCCCCTGGGAATGCCGGGGCAGCAG GACCTGCTGGAGCCATGGGTCCACCGGGACCTCCAGGTGCCAAAGGGCCCCCGGGACTGAAGGGGGACAGAGGTGCTCCTGGGGAAAAAGGAACGAAGGGAGAGAGTGGGCTTCCAG ACATCACTGCTCTGAGGCGGCAGGTGGAGGCCTTACATGGACAGGTACAACACCTCCAGAATGCCTTCTCTCAGTATAGGAAAG TGGAGCTCTTCCCCAACGGCCGAGCTGTTGGGGAGAAGATCTTCAAGACAGGGAATTTTGAAAAGAGTTTTGAGGATGCGCAGCAGGTGTGTATGCAGGCAGGGGGACAGATGGCCTCCCCGCGCTCTGCAGCTGAGAACGAGGCCCTGCAGCAGCTGGCCGCCATTCAGAACAAGTCTGCTTTCCTGAGCATGACTGACATCAAGACAGAGGGCCAGTTCATCTACCCCACCGGGGAGCCCCTGGCCTATTCCAACTGGGCCCCAGGGGAACCCAACAACAGCGGCGGCTCAGAGAACTGTGTGGAGATCTTTACCAACGGCAAGTGGAACGACAAGGCCTGCGGGGAGCCGCTCCTGGTGGTCTGCGAGTTCTGA